From the Planctomycetia bacterium genome, the window TTTCCTCGAACTGCTTCACCACCTCGGGGAGCTTCTGGGCGCCGCCGCCGCCGAAGATCTGGGTGAGGATGTCGGTCAGGTCGTTGGGGGAGGGCATGCCCTGGGGCGGCTGGGCGGGGCGCTGCTGCGGCTGGGGAGCGCGCTGCGGGGGCTGCGGGGCCTGCTGCTGCGCGGCACCTTCGATCACCTGCTTGAGGATTTCACCGAGAATGTCCATGGAACGACCCTTTCAGGCGGGGGAACCGGTCGCCTCGCGGACGCCGGTACCGAATGCGAATGTCGGGATGGGCGGAACTGCCGGGACGCTCCCGGCGGCTGTCGCCCGCGTCAAGTCTATGGGGGGCGGGGCAGCCGCGAAAGGCGCCGGTTCAGTCGGCGGAAACCGGCTCGTTGCCGGCCCGCGTGCCGAGCCCGCGCCAGACGGGGAGATCGATGTCGTTCTTGATCGACCGCACCGAGGCGTCCATCATCGCCACGTTGACGCTCCCCGGATGGTGGCTGCGGGACGTGATCGCGGCGAAGGTCTTGGCGCTCGCGCTGCTTCCCTCCTGCCGGGAGCTGTAGTCGATGTCGTACTGGGCACCGCCAACGGTGTGGGGCACCCGGGTGTTCGGTGTGAAGACGGTGGTGAACCCCGTGTGATGGACGCGGCCGTCGGGCCACTCCGTGTGACCGGTGCAGTCGTTGGTCGTGCCGCTGATGCGGGCGTCACCCCCGCTCGTCAGGCCGCTGATGCTGGCCGGATCGGAGGGGGGCGACCCGGCGGGGAAACTCGCCGGTTCGGACGTGTTGCGGACATACGGGGTGAACGACTTCACCTCGGCGATGCACAGCGTCTTGCTCAGGCCGTCGCTGAAGCGGGCATCGCGAAAATTCGAGTTTGGGTGAAACGCCCCATCGCCGCCGGTCCCCGTCGCCGGGTCGTAGACGAACCACGTGCCGAAGTTGAAGGCGTAGGTGTTGGGAAAGACGAAGTCCACGCCGCTCTTCGTGCGAAACACCTGGTTCGTCTCGCTCGGGCAGGTGAAGATCGGGATCTTCGCCACCCGGACGGTGGCCCAGTTCTTCGCCGCATCGGGCGTGCCGGTCGCCGTGAAGCCGTCATCCCAGGCCGTCTCCAGGTTCACCCGGACCGCAGTCACGCTTTCTTCGATGAAGGGAAGGATGCGGCCGAGGATCGACCACGAGCCGTTGTTGCCCGCGAACGTCGTGCCCGGGGTGTGGAGCATGCTGGGAGGAAACTTTTTTTTGGCGCTCTCGTAACTGTGGACCGCCACGGCCAGCTGGCGGATGTTGCTCTGGCAGCGGGCCCGCCTCCCCGCCTCGCGGGCTGCCTGGACACCCGCGAGCACGAGGCCCATGAGCACGGCGATGATCGCGATCACGACGAGGAGTTCGATGAGTGTGAACGCA encodes:
- a CDS encoding prepilin-type N-terminal cleavage/methylation domain-containing protein, translating into MPACLHPAESAMPALAPAPADDADDWFTLPADGDVPIMTAEAAVAVAVRPGRPAFTLIELLVVIAIIAVLMGLVLAGVQAAREAGRRARCQSNIRQLAVAVHSYESAKKKFPPSMLHTPGTTFAGNNGSWSILGRILPFIEESVTAVRVNLETAWDDGFTATGTPDAAKNWATVRVAKIPIFTCPSETNQVFRTKSGVDFVFPNTYAFNFGTWFVYDPATGTGGDGAFHPNSNFRDARFSDGLSKTLCIAEVKSFTPYVRNTSEPASFPAGSPPSDPASISGLTSGGDARISGTTNDCTGHTEWPDGRVHHTGFTTVFTPNTRVPHTVGGAQYDIDYSSRQEGSSASAKTFAAITSRSHHPGSVNVAMMDASVRSIKNDIDLPVWRGLGTRAGNEPVSAD